A genomic stretch from Fusarium musae strain F31 chromosome 9, whole genome shotgun sequence includes:
- a CDS encoding hypothetical protein (EggNog:ENOG41) — translation MQAAEYASKRANATMHPSTGVDPIKNHGTYRKTALLNEERAWEKVPPPERDNFTLSDILGQTDPHLAAVSRTGIVGMSLQYYQLPGETECRQHFFFELNENVVFADEDGNRCAIHGFAMWMVPSADGKAELTVRLCTKSEPFMDPLLIFDFYVENSKKNPKDQFILIDFINALQGTRAGLPEGERTNLLRFNLQWMIRLNMAKFLSWSCHGMDFEDSNFAGDGEYMGDLKFDIIIHNKFKSDPNELGDNMKRIIDVKKTPIKRGVWLDENFTRPLEYRLAKLPYEGPPPWRDAIRNASIDKWFEGIDDWFATGEFAKE, via the exons ATGCAGGCTGCCGAGTATGCGTCCAAGCGGGCCAATGCCACTATGCACCCTTCCACTGGTGTCGACCCTATCAAGAATCACGGCACCTATCGGAAGACCGCCCTCTTGAACGAAGAGCGCGCCTGGGAGAAAGTACCTCCTCCTGAGCGCGATAACTTCACCCTGTCCGACATCCTCGGTCAAACAGACCCTCACCTCGCTGCTGTTTCTCGCACCGGCATCGTGGGCATGTCTCTACAGTACTACCAGCTGCCCGGCGAGACCGAGTGCCGCCagcacttcttcttcgagctGAATGAGAACGTAGTCTTTGCCGATGAGGACGGAAATCGCTGTGCCATTCATGGCTTCGCTATGTGGATGGTGCCCTCCGCCGATGGCAAGGCCGAACTCACTGTGCGATTGTGCACCAAGAGTGAGCCGTTCATGGATCCTCTTCTGATCTTTGATTTTTACGTCGAGAATTCGAAGAAGAATCCGAAGGACCAATTCATTCTGATCGATTTCATCAATGCTCTCCAGGGTACTCGTGCAGGGCTGCCGGAGGGGGAGCGTACCAACTTGCTGCGCTTCAA CCTCCAATGGATGATCCGCCtcaacatggccaagttCCTCAGCTGGTCCTGCCACGGCATGGACTTTGAGGACTCCAACTTCGCAGGCGACGGCGAGTACATGGGCGATCTCAAgttcgacatcatcatccacaaCAAGTTCAAGTCCGACCCCAATGAGCTTGGCGACAACATGAAGCGAATCATTGACGTGAAGAAGACGCCCATCAAGCGCGGTGTTTGGCTCGACGAGAACTTCACCCGCCCTCTCGAATACAGACTTGCGAAGCTTCCGTACGAAGGGCCACCCCCCTGGCGCGATGCCATCAGAAATGCGTCTATTGACAAGTGGTTCGAAGGGATTGATGACTGGTTTGCTACGGGAGAGTTTGCTAAGGAGTGA